A window from Alkalicoccobacillus plakortidis encodes these proteins:
- the coaE gene encoding dephospho-CoA kinase (Dephospho-CoA kinase (CoaE) performs the final step in coenzyme A biosynthesis.) — protein sequence MIIGLTGGIATGKSTVANMIKQAGVPVVDADVIAKEVMQVGGAAFDQVVSTFGEDILQEDGSINRSLLGDRIFSDEGQRKKLNAIVHPVVREQLLSKAKAYQQEGHKHVVLDIPLLYESNLFHLVDKVLLVYVQPDIQLERLVTRDKNGVEQARSRMNAQIAIDEKVERADEIIRNHGSKEETERQLHHIFKNWNVRQ from the coding sequence ATGATCATTGGTTTAACCGGCGGAATCGCGACAGGAAAATCCACTGTTGCTAACATGATAAAACAAGCAGGAGTGCCTGTTGTAGATGCCGATGTCATTGCCAAAGAAGTCATGCAGGTTGGTGGAGCTGCATTTGACCAGGTTGTGTCTACTTTTGGTGAAGACATTCTTCAAGAAGACGGCTCAATTAATCGTTCTTTATTAGGCGATAGAATTTTTTCGGATGAAGGTCAAAGAAAGAAGTTAAATGCAATCGTTCATCCTGTTGTACGAGAGCAGCTCCTCTCAAAAGCAAAAGCTTATCAGCAGGAAGGGCATAAGCACGTTGTTCTTGATATCCCGCTATTATATGAGAGCAATCTATTCCATCTTGTGGATAAAGTGTTACTCGTTTATGTTCAACCGGATATTCAACTTGAAAGACTAGTGACTCGAGACAAAAATGGAGTAGAACAAGCCCGATCTCGAATGAATGCACAGATAGCGATTGATGAGAAAGTAGAACGAGCAGATGAGATCATTCGAAATCATGGTTCTAAAGAAGAGACTGAACGTCAATTACATCACATTTTTAAAAATTGGAATGTACGACAATAA
- the ytaF gene encoding sporulation membrane protein YtaF translates to MTGILTLLMLAFALSLDSYGVGMTYGLRKMKIPFLSLLFIACCSGASILLAMALGKTIFIYLSADIAEAAGAVLLILIGLFTLWQVYAPPKKKSKPKRAKKENPISFQLRIFGFVIHVLREPLKADMDKSGTITGREAFLLGAALSLDAFGAGVGAALLGYAPWLLAVCVAFMSGLFLLLGMKSGFRFSSVSWMNRLSFIPGLILIILGLWKI, encoded by the coding sequence ATGACGGGTATACTTACGCTACTGATGCTTGCATTTGCACTCAGTCTTGACAGCTATGGGGTTGGCATGACTTATGGCTTACGAAAAATGAAGATTCCCTTTCTGTCACTTCTGTTTATTGCGTGTTGTTCAGGAGCCTCAATTTTGCTTGCAATGGCTCTTGGAAAAACGATTTTTATCTATTTGTCTGCTGATATTGCTGAGGCAGCTGGAGCTGTTCTACTTATTTTGATTGGACTGTTTACACTTTGGCAGGTGTATGCACCACCTAAAAAGAAATCAAAACCCAAACGAGCAAAAAAAGAAAATCCTATTAGCTTTCAATTACGGATTTTTGGCTTTGTTATCCATGTGCTAAGAGAACCTCTAAAGGCGGACATGGACAAATCCGGTACAATTACAGGCAGAGAAGCTTTTTTACTTGGTGCTGCTTTGTCATTAGATGCATTTGGAGCAGGAGTTGGTGCAGCATTGCTTGGTTATGCACCATGGTTATTGGCCGTATGTGTTGCCTTTATGAGTGGATTATTTCTACTGCTTGGTATGAAAAGCGGATTCAGGTTCTCGAGTGTTTCATGGATGAACCGATTGTCTTTTATCCCGGGCTTAATTTTGATTATCCTTGGTTTGTGGAAAATATAA
- the mutM gene encoding DNA-formamidopyrimidine glycosylase, protein MPELPEVETVRRTLEELVIGKTIESVEIAWSNIIKRPADTVEFTTELKGQTIRSMKRRGKFLLFEMDDIVMVSHLRMEGRYGVYKQEDAPVPHTHVTFLFSDGLELRYQDVRKFGTMHLFEKGKEEEDMPLLQLGVEPFSGNFTVELLKEASKRTTRKIKPFLLDQKTVVGLGNIYVDEALFRSKIHPERLANSLSENEYTLLHSKIVETLSQAVKLGGSSVKSYVNGQGEMGMFQQTLEVYGRKNEPCKQCNDTIVRIVVGGRGTHYCPTCQA, encoded by the coding sequence ATGCCAGAATTACCAGAGGTAGAAACAGTTAGACGGACGCTTGAGGAATTAGTTATTGGTAAAACAATCGAGTCTGTAGAGATTGCGTGGTCAAATATCATCAAACGTCCAGCTGATACGGTGGAATTTACAACAGAATTAAAAGGACAGACGATTCGGTCTATGAAACGAAGAGGGAAGTTCCTTTTGTTTGAGATGGATGACATTGTGATGGTCTCTCATCTTCGCATGGAGGGCAGGTATGGCGTGTATAAGCAGGAGGATGCTCCTGTTCCTCATACACATGTTACGTTTCTGTTCTCTGATGGTTTGGAGCTTCGTTATCAGGATGTACGAAAGTTTGGGACCATGCACCTTTTTGAAAAGGGAAAAGAAGAAGAGGATATGCCTCTATTGCAATTAGGGGTTGAGCCATTTTCTGGAAACTTTACAGTGGAACTACTTAAGGAAGCCAGTAAACGAACGACAAGGAAAATAAAACCGTTTCTTCTTGATCAAAAAACAGTGGTTGGTTTAGGCAATATCTATGTGGATGAAGCTTTATTCCGATCAAAGATTCACCCTGAACGCTTAGCGAACTCTCTATCAGAGAATGAATACACACTACTTCACTCTAAAATTGTCGAAACCTTGTCACAAGCTGTGAAGCTTGGAGGTAGTTCTGTTAAATCATACGTCAACGGTCAAGGTGAAATGGGAATGTTTCAACAGACGCTTGAGGTGTATGGTCGGAAAAATGAGCCATGTAAACAATGTAATGATACGATTGTGCGAATTGTAGTTGGTGGACGTGGTACTCATTATTGTCCAACCTGCCAAGCCTAG
- the pnpS gene encoding two-component system histidine kinase PnpS has product MDELAETISGRILARVTILDLDGQVLGESAETDQPLDNHLDRPEIRSADSNDDGYEIRYSETLGQELLYYAVPITDTDDQIIGYFRLGLPMTSLQAVDQTIWIIIAASFFVAVVVISLLTFRVTKEMMRPIDEAVKVAKRLAKGDYSARTFENQHAEIGQLSRSLNMLAYNLDYISKRHQAQQERMETLIENMGSGLLLINVRGDISVMNKASRLIFQVEDQSWLNRLYHDVMEEPGLVQFIQSVFITETKQRDQLTIGEAYMSKVYDVYGAPVLDASGKIRGMTLVLHDITEQKKLEQVRKDFVANVSHELKTPITSIKGFSETLLDGAMDEEKLREKFLKIILKESERLQSLIHDLLELSKIERSYFQVHWAEMTLVQIADEVVTMLNDKASTKEINLTLASSGDSTMQGDPERMKQILINIINNAITYTPASGKIEVMVKGNQSTVELKVTDTGIGIEENEIPRVFERFYRVDRARSRNSGGTGLGLAIVKHLAEAHHASIHVQSKQGEGTTFTLVFPKEQIDEIF; this is encoded by the coding sequence ATGGATGAATTAGCCGAAACCATTAGCGGACGAATCCTTGCTCGAGTAACAATTTTGGACCTAGACGGTCAAGTATTAGGAGAATCTGCCGAAACGGATCAACCGTTGGATAATCATTTGGATAGACCAGAAATTCGCTCAGCAGATTCGAATGATGATGGCTATGAGATTCGGTATAGCGAGACATTAGGACAAGAGCTGTTGTATTATGCTGTACCCATAACAGATACAGATGATCAGATTATTGGGTATTTTCGTTTGGGTCTACCAATGACAAGCCTTCAAGCTGTTGATCAGACAATTTGGATTATTATTGCTGCAAGTTTTTTTGTGGCTGTTGTTGTGATATCCCTTTTAACATTTAGAGTAACAAAAGAGATGATGAGGCCAATTGACGAAGCGGTAAAAGTAGCAAAACGTTTAGCTAAAGGGGACTATTCTGCAAGGACATTTGAGAATCAGCATGCGGAAATTGGTCAGCTAAGTCGATCGCTTAATATGCTTGCGTATAATTTAGACTATATCTCAAAACGGCATCAAGCGCAGCAGGAGAGAATGGAGACACTGATTGAAAATATGGGAAGTGGGTTACTTCTCATCAATGTACGTGGAGACATCTCTGTGATGAATAAGGCGAGTAGACTCATTTTTCAGGTGGAGGATCAGTCTTGGTTAAATAGGCTGTATCATGATGTGATGGAAGAGCCTGGTTTAGTGCAATTTATTCAATCTGTTTTTATTACAGAAACCAAACAACGAGACCAGTTGACCATTGGTGAAGCCTATATGTCTAAAGTGTACGATGTCTACGGAGCACCTGTGTTAGATGCATCTGGAAAAATAAGAGGCATGACATTAGTTTTACATGACATAACTGAACAGAAAAAGTTGGAACAAGTACGAAAAGACTTTGTTGCTAATGTCTCGCATGAATTAAAAACACCAATTACATCTATTAAGGGATTCTCAGAAACATTGTTGGATGGAGCAATGGATGAGGAAAAACTGCGTGAGAAGTTTTTGAAAATCATTTTAAAAGAAAGCGAGCGTCTGCAAAGCTTAATTCACGATTTACTTGAACTATCAAAAATTGAACGTTCCTATTTTCAAGTGCATTGGGCGGAAATGACGTTGGTTCAAATAGCAGATGAAGTCGTTACGATGTTAAATGACAAGGCAAGTACAAAGGAGATTAACTTGACACTTGCTTCGTCTGGAGATTCAACGATGCAAGGGGATCCTGAGAGAATGAAGCAGATCCTCATAAATATTATTAATAATGCCATCACGTATACACCTGCAAGTGGCAAGATAGAAGTGATGGTTAAAGGCAATCAATCAACAGTTGAGTTAAAAGTAACAGACACTGGGATTGGTATAGAAGAAAATGAAATTCCTAGAGTGTTTGAACGCTTTTATCGAGTTGACAGAGCTCGTAGCCGTAACTCAGGAGGAACTGGTTTAGGACTGGCAATTGTTAAACACTTGGCAGAAGCCCATCACGCAAGTATTCATGTTCAAAGTAAGCAGGGTGAGGGGACCACGTTTACACTAGTATTTCCAAAAGAACAGATAGATGAGATCTTTTAA
- a CDS encoding response regulator transcription factor → MGKRLLVVDDEESIVTLLQFNLEQAGYEVETASDGAAGLELAKQNTFDLIVLDLMLPEMDGIDVCKQLRISKVQTPILMLTAKDDEFDKVLGLELGADDYMTKPFSPREVVARVRAILRRAAQSALNAQSTDDVSEMIRIGEVDIFPENYEVNCQGQALSLTPKEFELLLYLANHKGRVLTRDQLLNAVWDYEFVGDTRIVDVHISHLREKIEPNTKKPVYIKTIRGLGYKMEEPLLDA, encoded by the coding sequence ATGGGAAAACGACTATTAGTAGTAGATGATGAAGAATCCATTGTGACTTTGCTCCAATTTAATCTCGAACAGGCTGGCTATGAAGTTGAGACAGCAAGTGATGGTGCAGCAGGATTAGAGCTTGCTAAACAAAACACATTCGATCTGATCGTACTTGACTTAATGCTTCCTGAGATGGATGGCATTGATGTGTGTAAACAATTAAGAATTAGTAAGGTCCAGACTCCAATTCTAATGCTTACTGCTAAAGATGATGAGTTTGATAAAGTATTAGGACTTGAACTAGGTGCAGATGATTACATGACCAAACCATTCAGTCCAAGAGAGGTTGTTGCCAGAGTCCGTGCTATTTTGCGCAGAGCGGCTCAATCAGCTCTGAATGCTCAATCAACTGATGATGTATCAGAAATGATCCGCATCGGTGAAGTTGATATCTTCCCTGAGAATTATGAAGTGAACTGTCAGGGTCAGGCGTTATCACTTACACCTAAAGAATTTGAACTTCTTTTATATTTAGCTAATCATAAAGGTAGAGTGCTCACTCGAGATCAATTGCTAAATGCTGTTTGGGATTATGAGTTCGTAGGGGATACTCGTATTGTGGATGTGCATATTAGCCATTTACGTGAGAAGATCGAGCCAAATACAAAAAAACCTGTATATATTAAAACGATACGAGGATTAGGTTATAAAATGGAAGAGCCGTTGTTAGATGCATAA
- the icd gene encoding NADP-dependent isocitrate dehydrogenase, giving the protein MSSGEIIKVNNGVLDVPNEPIIPYIEGDGIGADIWAAASRVLDAAVEKAYNGEKKIVWKEILAGEKAFNETGSWLPEETLDTIREYLIAIKGPLTTPVGGGIRSLNVALRQELDLYTCLRPVRYFDGVPSPVKRPEEVDMVIFRENSEDIYAGIEYQEGSDEVKKLIEFLKNEMGAKKIRFPETSGIGIKPVSKEGTERLVRAAIDYALTEGRKSVTLVHKGNIMKYTEGAFKAWGYELAEREYGDKVFTWAQYDKIVEADGREAADKAQSEAEAAGKIVVKDSIADIFLQQILTRPKEFDVVATMNLNGDYISDALAAQVGGIGIAPGANINYDTGHAIFEATHGTAPKYAGLDKVNPSSVLLSGELLLRHLNWNEAADLIMNSMDKTIASKVVTYDFARLMDGATEVSCSGFADELIKNLK; this is encoded by the coding sequence ATGTCTAGTGGAGAGATTATTAAAGTAAACAATGGTGTGTTGGATGTACCAAATGAACCAATTATTCCTTATATCGAGGGAGACGGTATTGGCGCAGATATCTGGGCAGCGGCTTCTCGTGTTTTAGATGCTGCAGTTGAGAAAGCATATAACGGAGAAAAGAAAATCGTTTGGAAAGAGATTCTTGCAGGAGAGAAGGCTTTTAACGAGACTGGAAGCTGGTTACCTGAAGAAACTCTTGATACAATCCGTGAATATCTAATTGCAATTAAAGGTCCTCTAACAACTCCAGTTGGCGGAGGAATTCGTTCTCTAAACGTGGCGCTTCGTCAAGAGCTTGACCTTTACACATGCTTGCGTCCAGTTCGCTACTTTGATGGTGTACCTTCACCAGTTAAACGTCCAGAAGAAGTAGATATGGTTATTTTCCGTGAAAACTCTGAGGATATCTATGCTGGTATCGAATATCAAGAGGGTTCAGATGAAGTGAAGAAACTTATCGAATTTCTGAAAAATGAAATGGGAGCTAAGAAAATTCGTTTCCCTGAAACTTCTGGAATTGGAATTAAGCCTGTTTCTAAAGAAGGAACAGAGCGTCTAGTTCGTGCAGCGATTGACTACGCACTAACTGAAGGACGTAAGAGTGTAACGCTTGTTCATAAAGGAAATATCATGAAGTACACTGAAGGAGCGTTTAAAGCATGGGGTTATGAACTTGCTGAACGTGAGTATGGAGATAAAGTATTTACATGGGCACAGTATGACAAGATTGTTGAAGCTGATGGAAGAGAAGCTGCTGATAAAGCACAATCTGAAGCAGAAGCTGCAGGCAAGATTGTTGTTAAAGACTCAATTGCTGATATCTTCTTACAACAAATTCTAACTCGTCCAAAAGAGTTTGATGTTGTTGCAACAATGAACTTAAATGGCGATTACATCTCTGATGCACTTGCTGCACAGGTTGGTGGAATTGGTATTGCTCCTGGAGCAAATATCAACTACGATACTGGCCATGCAATTTTTGAAGCAACGCACGGTACTGCTCCAAAATACGCTGGACTTGATAAAGTAAATCCATCTTCTGTTCTATTATCTGGAGAGCTATTATTACGCCACCTAAACTGGAACGAAGCTGCTGACCTTATTATGAATTCTATGGACAAAACGATTGCTAGTAAGGTAGTAACGTATGACTTCGCTCGTTTAATGGATGGAGCAACTGAGGTATCATGCTCAGGATTTGCAGACGAACTAATTAAAAACCTCAAATAA
- the citZ gene encoding citrate synthase, with product MTSTKGLEGIVATTSSVSSIIDDVLTYQGYDINDLTEYASFEEVVYILWNGRLPNQEELKSFSNELASNAEVPEQVLDQLKTLPLDKVHPMAVLRTAISTLGLFDEEADKMDEEANRAKALRIQAQIPTIVTAFSRIRQGQEPVKPNKELSFAANFLYMLKGEIPEDLEVTAFNKALVLHADHELNASTFTARVCVATLSDVYSGITSAIGALKGPLHGGANEAVMKMLSDIGEVDQVETYIKNAFEKKEKIMGFGHRVYKNGDPRAKFLRDMSKQLTDTTGETKWYDMSIRVEELVTKEKGLLPNVDFYSASVYHSLGIEHDLFTPIFAISRTSGWTAHILEQYANNRLIRPRAEYVGPGKQKFVPLEQR from the coding sequence GTGACCAGTACTAAAGGTTTAGAAGGTATCGTAGCTACTACGTCTAGTGTAAGTTCTATAATTGATGATGTTTTAACGTATCAAGGCTATGACATTAATGATTTAACTGAGTATGCTAGTTTTGAAGAAGTTGTCTACATTCTTTGGAATGGAAGATTGCCAAATCAAGAAGAGCTTAAATCCTTTTCTAATGAACTTGCTTCTAATGCTGAAGTACCCGAGCAGGTATTAGATCAATTAAAAACGCTTCCTCTTGATAAAGTACACCCAATGGCCGTTTTACGCACAGCCATTTCTACACTTGGTTTATTTGATGAAGAGGCTGACAAAATGGACGAAGAGGCTAATCGTGCAAAAGCTCTACGTATCCAAGCACAAATCCCAACGATTGTGACAGCGTTTTCTAGAATTCGACAAGGTCAAGAGCCTGTTAAGCCAAATAAAGAATTAAGCTTTGCAGCTAACTTTCTTTATATGTTGAAGGGTGAAATACCTGAAGATCTTGAAGTAACAGCATTTAATAAAGCGCTTGTACTTCATGCTGATCATGAATTGAATGCATCAACATTTACTGCAAGAGTCTGTGTTGCTACGCTTTCAGATGTTTACTCTGGTATCACATCGGCAATAGGAGCACTAAAAGGTCCACTTCACGGTGGAGCAAATGAAGCTGTGATGAAGATGCTTTCTGACATTGGCGAAGTTGATCAAGTAGAAACTTACATCAAAAACGCCTTTGAGAAAAAAGAGAAAATAATGGGCTTTGGACACCGAGTCTATAAGAATGGTGATCCACGTGCAAAGTTCCTTCGTGACATGTCTAAACAATTAACAGACACGACTGGGGAAACAAAGTGGTATGATATGTCTATACGTGTTGAAGAATTAGTTACAAAAGAAAAAGGTCTTTTGCCAAACGTAGACTTTTACTCTGCAAGTGTTTATCATAGTTTGGGAATTGAACACGATTTATTTACACCGATTTTTGCGATTAGCCGTACGTCAGGTTGGACTGCTCATATTCTTGAACAGTATGCAAACAATCGATTAATTCGACCTAGAGCCGAGTATGTAGGGCCAGGTAAACAAAAGTTTGTTCCTTTAGAGCAACGTTAA
- a CDS encoding DUF441 domain-containing protein — MISHATLFMLILLGIAVVARNQSLMIAVLFLLVVKWVGLGDKLFPLLQQKGLNIGVTVITIAVLTPIVTGDIGFKHLAEAVRSSYAWIALGAGILVALVAANGIDLLQNDPHITVALVIGTILAVALFNGVAVGPLIGAGVAYLTMKAVTFFMNLGG; from the coding sequence TTGATTTCTCATGCCACCTTGTTTATGTTGATTTTACTGGGGATTGCTGTCGTGGCGAGAAATCAATCGCTTATGATTGCTGTTCTATTTTTGCTTGTTGTCAAGTGGGTGGGACTTGGAGATAAACTATTTCCACTTCTTCAGCAAAAAGGTTTAAATATTGGTGTGACTGTTATTACAATTGCTGTACTAACTCCAATTGTGACTGGTGACATTGGTTTCAAACACCTTGCTGAAGCAGTTAGATCCTCATATGCGTGGATTGCACTTGGAGCAGGGATATTGGTTGCTCTAGTTGCAGCAAATGGGATAGATCTTCTGCAAAATGATCCACATATTACGGTAGCTCTTGTCATTGGAACGATCCTTGCTGTTGCACTATTTAATGGTGTTGCTGTCGGTCCATTAATTGGAGCTGGTGTAGCGTATTTGACAATGAAGGCGGTCACATTTTTTATGAATTTGGGCGGTTGA
- a CDS encoding FxsA family protein produces MKKYIVALAVIIPVLEIAGIYFMAQWIGIWATLALMVMTSLLGLVLAKKEGLQAIRVMRLQASKGEPPTGIVLDGICIFIGAALLLLPGFITDLIGIFLFIPFTRAAVKALVVKWVYHLFRKGQVIVMSRR; encoded by the coding sequence ATGAAAAAATATATTGTTGCACTTGCAGTCATCATACCTGTTCTAGAAATCGCAGGCATTTATTTTATGGCTCAGTGGATTGGTATTTGGGCAACTTTGGCACTGATGGTCATGACAAGCCTATTAGGTTTAGTGCTTGCTAAAAAAGAGGGACTTCAAGCAATTAGAGTGATGCGTCTGCAGGCAAGTAAGGGAGAGCCACCTACAGGGATTGTATTGGACGGCATTTGTATTTTTATCGGTGCAGCTTTGTTGCTTTTACCAGGTTTTATCACTGATCTAATTGGAATCTTTTTGTTTATACCATTCACTAGAGCCGCAGTTAAGGCACTTGTTGTTAAATGGGTGTATCATCTGTTTCGTAAAGGGCAAGTTATAGTCATGTCGCGACGGTAA
- the pfkA gene encoding 6-phosphofructokinase translates to MKRIGVLTSGGDSPGMNAAIRAVVRKAIYHDIEVYGIYYGYAGLIAGDIKKMELGTVGDIIHRGGTMLYTARCEEFKTLEGQKKGIEQLNKFGIEGLVVIGGDGSYRGAQKLTEHGFPTIGVPGTIDNDIPGTDFTIGFDTALNTVIDAIDKIRDTATSHERTYIIEVMGRHAGDLALWAGLADGAETILIPEADYDFDQITYRLKRGQERGKKHSIIIVAEGVGSGMEFGQRLKEATNMETRVTVLGHIQRGGSPTGADRVLASRLGAKAVDLLLDGKSGVTVGIQQNKLVHHDINEALSVEHTVDLDMYTLSQELSI, encoded by the coding sequence TTGAAAAGAATTGGTGTTTTAACTAGTGGTGGCGATTCTCCCGGTATGAATGCTGCAATTCGTGCAGTTGTGCGAAAAGCCATTTACCATGATATAGAGGTCTATGGAATTTATTATGGTTACGCAGGTTTAATTGCAGGTGACATCAAGAAAATGGAGCTTGGAACTGTAGGTGACATTATTCATCGTGGTGGGACAATGCTTTATACGGCTCGTTGCGAGGAATTTAAAACACTTGAGGGTCAGAAAAAAGGAATCGAGCAATTAAATAAGTTTGGTATAGAAGGTTTAGTTGTTATTGGTGGAGATGGCTCTTATAGAGGTGCTCAGAAACTTACTGAACATGGTTTCCCAACAATCGGGGTTCCAGGAACGATTGATAATGATATTCCAGGAACTGATTTTACTATAGGTTTTGATACAGCTTTAAATACGGTTATTGATGCGATTGATAAGATCCGTGATACAGCGACTTCTCATGAGCGTACGTATATCATTGAAGTAATGGGACGTCATGCAGGAGACCTTGCTTTATGGGCAGGACTTGCTGATGGAGCAGAAACCATTTTAATTCCGGAAGCTGATTATGATTTTGATCAAATTACGTACCGATTAAAACGAGGACAAGAGCGTGGCAAAAAGCACAGTATCATTATTGTGGCTGAAGGTGTCGGTAGTGGAATGGAATTTGGTCAACGATTAAAAGAAGCGACTAATATGGAAACAAGAGTAACGGTTCTAGGACATATTCAGCGAGGCGGATCACCAACTGGTGCAGATCGTGTGCTTGCAAGTAGACTAGGAGCAAAGGCTGTTGATTTATTGCTTGATGGAAAATCAGGAGTGACAGTTGGTATTCAACAAAACAAGTTAGTCCATCATGACATTAACGAAGCACTATCTGTGGAACACACAGTTGATTTAGACATGTATACTCTTTCTCAAGAGCTATCCATTTAA
- the accA gene encoding acetyl-CoA carboxylase carboxyl transferase subunit alpha, with amino-acid sequence MGNEMVFEKPISELKEKIEELQTFAYEKDIDLSAEIQRMEDRLHELEKEIYGNLKPWERVQIARNNKRPTTLDYIGYLFEDFIELHGDRLFSDDEAIVGGIAKFNGQPITVIGHQRGKDTKENIRRNFGSPRPEGYRKALRLMKQADKFKRPIICFIDTKGADPGKESEERGQSEAIARNLLEMAGLSVPVISIVIGEGGSGGALALGVADQIHMLENSTYSVISPEGAAALLWKDATQAQRAAETMMITAPDLKKLEIIDEIIFEPKGGAHLDVETQAHTIGKVIAESLAVLNNLSEEELLLSRNEKYKQMGRNSIEVL; translated from the coding sequence ATTACAAACGTTTGCTTATGAAAAGGACATTGATCTGTCTGCTGAAATTCAACGCATGGAAGATCGTCTTCATGAACTCGAAAAAGAGATCTACGGAAATCTTAAGCCTTGGGAACGAGTTCAAATAGCCCGTAACAACAAAAGACCAACCACACTGGACTATATTGGATACCTATTTGAAGATTTTATCGAACTTCATGGGGATCGTTTATTTAGTGATGATGAAGCAATTGTTGGTGGGATTGCAAAGTTTAATGGGCAACCCATTACAGTAATTGGCCATCAGCGAGGAAAAGATACAAAAGAAAATATTCGTCGTAATTTTGGATCTCCTCGACCAGAAGGTTATCGTAAAGCTTTACGGTTAATGAAGCAAGCAGATAAATTCAAACGTCCAATTATTTGTTTTATTGATACTAAAGGGGCAGATCCAGGTAAAGAATCTGAAGAACGTGGTCAGAGTGAAGCCATTGCACGAAACCTACTCGAAATGGCAGGACTTTCAGTGCCTGTAATCTCCATTGTTATTGGAGAAGGCGGGAGTGGTGGTGCACTAGCCTTAGGTGTAGCTGATCAGATTCATATGCTAGAGAATTCGACGTACTCGGTTATTTCTCCAGAGGGTGCGGCTGCTTTGTTATGGAAAGATGCAACTCAAGCCCAAAGAGCGGCTGAAACAATGATGATTACTGCGCCAGACCTAAAGAAACTTGAAATTATCGATGAAATTATATTTGAACCAAAGGGTGGAGCGCATTTGGATGTGGAAACACAAGCGCACACGATTGGCAAAGTGATCGCTGAGTCTTTAGCTGTATTAAATAATCTTTCAGAAGAAGAATTACTTTTATCAAGAAATGAAAAATATAAGCAAATGGGCAGGAATTCAATTGAAGTTCTGTGA